Part of the Chthoniobacterales bacterium genome is shown below.
GCCGAATCTGCTGCAGGGGGAAGTGACATTGCGCCCCGGTTGGCCGGAAGATTGGGATTTTGCGGACTTCAAACATCCCTCGGTCGCGTTCGAATTCAAAAGAGAAGGTCAGACGGACACTTATCGAATTCGGTCTTCGTTCGGTCGACCTGTCAAAGTCCACCTTGTGGTGCCCGCACGCGGGGATGGCGTCACCGCGCAGATCGATGGAAAGAAGGTCGCTGTCCAGAACGAGCCAGATGCGATCGGAATGCCGATGGCCCGCATCGAGGTTCCGGAGTCCGTCGCCGGCGGGGAGATTGTTCTCACGTGGAGTGCCAAAGCGCCGTCTGTTTCCAGGGACGGCAGTGTGTGGCCGGATCCCTCCGGACCGCGTGTGCCGCCCCAAGCCATCGTTGCCAATGGAGAGGAATTCTGCGTGTCGACCGGCGACGCAACGCTTTTGCAAATCAAAGACCCACAGCAGGCGCTTGCCGATGTCTACCGCTGGAGCAAAGGTTTCACGGCGACGGTCGCGGGGCCACCCGGTCATCGGACCATTTTTGCCGAGGTGAACCAAGGCCAGTGGACTTGGTGGATGCCGGTGGAGTTCGAAATCCGTCCTGCTTTGGACATTGTGACGGAAGCCGACGGGCGCATGGTCCCACGCGATGAGAGCGGTGCGTTGCGTTTCCGCATCCGCAACAACACTTCCGGAAAAATCAAGACAACCGCGGCGCTTGCCACCGTCGATTGGAAAGGCAACCACGAGGTGGACATTCCGGGCGGGGGCGGGCTTTCCGAGGAGATTATCATCCCGGCAGGAAAGGCGCTGCCCGGCAGTCAGCCCGTCTCGGTGACAATCGCCGGGCGGACTGTCGAGGGGACTGTCGCGAACTGGGGGATTGCGGCCGAGGCCGACCGCTTCCGCATGATCCCCCTCCAGGGGATTTTCAACGCGCGTGTCACCGGGATGTTTGAAGATGGCAAATATGTCCGGAAAGATTTTCCGGCCGCCACCATGGAGAAGTTCGACCTCGCGGCACCCACGCCGGATGTGCCTGGGATCACGCTGTCCATTCCGACTTCCGGGCTGGGCGGTTGGTGTCATCCCGATGCCTGGAAAAAATTCCAGGAAGTCGGGGGCTTGAATGACAAGGGACTGAGGGACAAGGCGACTTCGCAGGGCGGGGTTTTCCGGTTGGCCAGCGGCGTTCCCTTCCAGATCCCGACGGGGAAGGACGCGCCGAACATCGCACTCACCAGCCAATGGGATGCCTACCCCGCGGAAATCACCATTCCGCTAAGCGGGACGGCCTCCCATGCCTATTTCCTCATGGCCGGTTCCACCTGGCACATGCAGAGCCGGTTTGAGAACGGGGCAATTATTGTCCAATACGCCGATGGGACAGAGACGCGCCTCGCGCTACGGAACCCGGAAACATGGTGGCCGGTGCACCGGGACTATTTTGTCGATGACTTCGCTTTCAAAATCGACGCACCACGTCCCCCGAGAATCAGGCTCGACACCGGAGAGGAGTATTTTGGTGCCACCCATTATGCCGGCGGCGCGCTTTCCCAGATCGAGTCTCATCTGATTTCCGGTGGCGCGGCCACTGTTCTGGATTTGCCGCTGGATCCCTCACGCGAATTGAAGTCCCTCACGCTGCGTGCCACGGCGAACGAGGTGGTCGTCGGGCTCATGGCCCTCACACTTGCCGAGTGATGGAGGGCCCGCTTCACCACTCCGGCAAAATCTTGTCCGGCACCATGGAGCGCTACTTCCGAAAATTGAGCAGGATCAAGTGTATCTGCGCCAGACGTCCGCCGAGACGCCCTTCTCTCTTTTGAATACTCGGCAAAAATCCTCGACGCTTTGAAAACCGCACTCCCGCGCCACCTGAACGAGCTTGTCATCGGTGTTCGCCAGAATCTCGCTGGCGCGCTCGATCTGGATTTGCTTCATGAGCCGGCGCGGGGAAACTCCGCGAAGTTTTTTGCAGATCAAACGCAAGTTGGCTCCGCTCATGTGGACGGCTTCTGCCACCTCTTCGACCAACGGATTGCGCGCGAGGTGGATGGAATACCAAGCCATGGCCCGCTCAAGCCGGTCCTCATCGCGCTGATGGTAAGGCAGGGAGGCTTGGAGTTTCTGGTCCTTGAGCACCATGAGGGAGAGCGTGAGCAGTGCGCGCTCGCAATGCATGGCGCTGAATTGGTTGGGCCGGCGGAAGTGCACCTCCAGACTTTTGGCCAAATCGATGACTTCGCCGCATTCTTTCGGGGTAAGCTTCACCGCGATAAAGTCGCGGGTTCCGAGCGCTTGTTTCACGGGCGGGGGAACACTCGAGAAGTGAAACGCCGCGCGAAGGCACTGCTTGCCATCGCCTCGCCATCCGTAGCTCGTTTTCGCTTTGAGGAGCCAAAGTGTCCGTTGCCGCAGGATGGGTTTCTCCATGTTCGAAAAAAAAGGCGCTGCCGCCCCCCGCGTCACCGCATAAAACTCCCAGTTCATGCGCGAGAAGAGAGGAACCGGGGATGTTGTGAAATTTCTTCGGCCAATGGCCACATACCGGAGCATCCCACCCGTATAGACCTGCCTCCTTTGTATCGTCAACCGGGTTGCGCCCGCCACGCAGACCGGCCAAAGGACGACTGGCTGCCTTTCCGTCGTGCCGCCGCGGAGGATCCGTCAAAGCCGTGAATTTCCTCCGGCGTCAAAACCCGGTCGGCCCCGGGAAAACCTGGAAGGTCGGCACGCTGACCTACACGGCCGGCGGTCTGGTCGTGCTCTTTTTCTGGCTCCTCCTCGGGGATTTTGCGTGGAGCATCAAGCAGCGCGCGGTG
Proteins encoded:
- a CDS encoding helix-turn-helix transcriptional regulator; translated protein: MLRYVAIGRRNFTTSPVPLFSRMNWEFYAVTRGAAAPFFSNMEKPILRQRTLWLLKAKTSYGWRGDGKQCLRAAFHFSSVPPPVKQALGTRDFIAVKLTPKECGEVIDLAKSLEVHFRRPNQFSAMHCERALLTLSLMVLKDQKLQASLPYHQRDEDRLERAMAWYSIHLARNPLVEEVAEAVHMSGANLRLICKKLRGVSPRRLMKQIQIERASEILANTDDKLVQVARECGFQSVEDFCRVFKREKGVSADVWRRYT